TGTTCGAACCGGAAAAGGCCGGGAATGTGGGCAATGTGGCGCGCACCTGCGCTGTTCTGGGCGCTGAACTGCACCTGATCCGCCCCTTCGGCTTTCATCTGCACGACCGCGAGTTCCGGCGTGCAGTGATGGATTACCTGGGAAGCGTGAAGATGCACGAACACGCCAGCTGGACGACTTTTCAGACCGGGCTGGAGTCAGATGTACGGGTCTTCGCCTTTTCCACCCACGCGGCCACGCTGTACACACAGGCGGGGTTCCGGCGCGGTGATTATCTGCTGTTCGGTTCGGAATCGCGCGGACTGCCTGTGTGGTTGCGGGAGGGGCTAACAGCGCTCAAATTGCCGCAACCCGGTGGGGGCCGCAGCCTCAATCTGGCGGTTGCGGCGGGTGCAGCCGCCTTCGAGGCCGGGCGGCAGATCGAGGGCTGGTAAGGGGGCCAGAGGTCCAGGGTGCAGGCCGGGCTGCGCGGATCGGTAAAGGCGTATGCCTGATTCAGCAGCGAGAGGTCAGTGGACCTTCTCGGGGACGACCTCAGGACGTGGCCTCGCCTGTAGATTGGGGTTATGACCTCTTCATCCACAGGCTCAGCCGAAGCTGCCTTCCAGACCCAGCTGACCCGCTACGCCGAATTGCTCGTGCGCACAGGCGTCAACCTCCCTGCGGGCGGTAAGGTGCTGGTCAACGCGCCTGTCGAGGCCGCCGAGCTGGCGCGATTGGTGGCTCGCGAGGCGTACCGTGCTGGAGCCGAGGACGTGCGCGTGGATTACCACGATCAGCATCTGGCGCTGGCATTGTTTGAGGACGGCTCGGAAGCGGCCGTGGACTACCTGCCGGACTGGCTCTCAGAGGAGTCGCAGCACATGGTGGCCGATGGTTACGCCTTCATTAGCATCGTCGGGAGCGATCCCTCGCTGCTGGCCAACGTTGACCCGCAGCGTGTGGCGCGCCGCAGCAAGCTGCAGGCTGGCGCTGGCCGGAAAGTCAGCGAGGCGATCGGCAGCTTTCAGGTCAACTGGACAGTGGCGGCGATGGCCACACCCGCCTGGGCCGCCCGCGTGTACCCCGAATTGTCTGAAACTGAGGCTGTCGCGCGACTGTGGACCGATATCTTCCAGGTCACGCGTGCCGACACGCCTGATCCGGTGGGGGCCTGGGACGCACACCTGGCACAATTGAAACGCCTGACCACGCTGCTGACGGAGAAGCAGTACCGCGCCGTGCACTTCCGCAGTGAACTGGGGACAGACCTCACCGTGGGCCTGGCCGACAACCACATCTGGCAGGGTGGAGGAGAGGCGGCCCGCAACGGCATTTACGGCGTTCCCAATCTGCCCACCGATGAGGTCTTCACCGCGCCGCACCGTGAGCGGGTGGACGGTGTGGCGGTGGCCTCCAAGGCCCT
This sequence is a window from Deinococcus humi. Protein-coding genes within it:
- a CDS encoding TrmH family RNA methyltransferase, whose translation is MTPLLRVVLFEPEKAGNVGNVARTCAVLGAELHLIRPFGFHLHDREFRRAVMDYLGSVKMHEHASWTTFQTGLESDVRVFAFSTHAATLYTQAGFRRGDYLLFGSESRGLPVWLREGLTALKLPQPGGGRSLNLAVAAGAAAFEAGRQIEGW
- a CDS encoding aminopeptidase, giving the protein MTSSSTGSAEAAFQTQLTRYAELLVRTGVNLPAGGKVLVNAPVEAAELARLVAREAYRAGAEDVRVDYHDQHLALALFEDGSEAAVDYLPDWLSEESQHMVADGYAFISIVGSDPSLLANVDPQRVARRSKLQAGAGRKVSEAIGSFQVNWTVAAMATPAWAARVYPELSETEAVARLWTDIFQVTRADTPDPVGAWDAHLAQLKRLTTLLTEKQYRAVHFRSELGTDLTVGLADNHIWQGGGEAARNGIYGVPNLPTDEVFTAPHRERVDGVAVASKALSARGQLIEDIRVRFENGQAVEVSAGRGEATMKQLIATDDGAARLGEVALVPASAPVAQTGTLFLNTLFDENAASHIALGRCYPTNVQGGEDEATLQSAGGNDSLIHVDWMIGTPGTDVDGLTADGKREPLMRGGEWVI